Within the Pseudarthrobacter sp. W1I19 genome, the region GCTTCCAGGGCAGCGAGGATGGAGCTGGCCACGCCCGAGCCGCGCGTGTAGGGCAGGACGTACAGGCGCTTGATTTCCGCCGTCGCCGCGTCCAGGAGCCGCAGTCCGCCGCAGCCCACCGGCTGGCCCGATCCCTTGTCGTACGCCACGAGGAACACTGCGCAGTCAGCGCCCGACGGCGGCATGCCGGGTTCGTGGTCCGCGGTGCCAAAGCGGGCGTCGAGTTCGGCCTGCTGTGCTCGGCGCAGGTCGGCGCCCACCGGGTTGGACCAGGTGACCTGCCGGATGTTGAGCCGTGGGTTGGTCTGCATTTCTGCCTCGATTCGCCGAAGGGATATGCATAACAAGGCTAAAAGGCAGCGGTTACGCGGGTGTTTCTTCCGCGTAAGCGCCGGGATAACGCTTTGCTTCAAGTCTCTTGCCTGTCTAGTTATCAGCTGGTCTAGGATATTTTTATGCGCTCTACGGGAAATGAAGGCTCCGGCTACTGGTACGGCCCGGACGGCCAGCTCGATTACAGTGCGGCGGTACTGAAGTCGCTGCGTGACTACCGGGCAGCTGAGACAGCGGTCCGCCGTTCCACCCGGGACTCCATGGGTATGGGCGAGACGGATATCCTCGCGCTGCGCTACCTGCTCCGCGCCCAGGCTTCCGGCAGGAGTGTCGCGCCCAAGGACTTGAGCCAGTTTTTGAGCATCACCAGCGCTTCCACTACCTCGCTCATCGACAGGCTCGTGGCCAGCGGGCATCTGCGGCGCGAGGCGCACCCCACTGACCGGCGATCCGTGGTGGTGGTTCCGACTGTGGAGTCGGACAAAGAGGTACGGGTGACGCTTGGGGCAATGCACCGGAGGATGATGGCTGTGGCGGAAACGCTGGGTGCCGAGGAGGCGCGGGTAGTAGTCGATTTCCTGCAGCGCATGGCTGAGGCCCTGGAGCACCTCGATGAAGGGCATCAGGAAAAGTAGCTAGGTGAGCTAGCTAGTCAGGCTAGTAATATGTATGCTTACGCAGTTCCTGAACCCAACAGACGGAGTCGTGAGTGCCTTGGTTACTTTTACTGAGCTTGGTTCCCCTGAGTTTTGTGCTGACCGAACATCTTTGAACGGCCTTCCGCTGGGACAGGAACAGGCCGGGCTGGCCGCAGTCCATTGCGGCATCACCATGGAACTCGTGGTCCCGGCGGTGGGACCGGCCGCCGTCGGCTACACCTTTGCACCGGACAACGGCGGCCCTGTCCAGCTGCCGCCCGTGTGGCGCTGCGGCTGTGGCTTCCAGCTGGACGCAGGTCTGGGTGCAGCCCAAGTCCCCGCCCTGTCTGCATGAGCACGCATGCCCCGGTGATGGGGCAGAAGCAGGCCACGCTCCTGCCCGGGCCAACCGTGGCGGGACGCTACGAACTCAAGGAACGGCTGGGCCGCGGTTCGCTCGCTGAAGTCTTCCGCGCCGTTGACCGTGAGGGCGGTCCGAACGTTGCCGTCAAGGTGGCTGTGGGCCACTCGAGGAAACACTTCGAGCGGACCACGAACGAAGCCGCCGTCCTGGCAGGACTGGATCATCCGTCGATCATCAGGTTCATCACCGAGGGCGTGATGGCTGCCGGGACGCCGCTGGCCGGGCGTCCTTATCTGGTCGAGGAACTGGCCCTGGGAACGAGCCTCGCCGAAGCGGCCCGCGCCCGTCCACCCTTGGCCGGCGACGTTGCCAGCTGGGCCGCCGGCCTCTTCGGAGCCTTGGCCCACCTGCACGGGAAGGGCCTGGTGCACCGCGATATCAAGCCGGCCAACCTGATGCTGAGCGGGCTGCGGAGGAGTCCGGTGCGCATCATCGATTTCGGCATCGTAACTGCGATGGGCGCGCCGCCTGAGCCTGGCATCTCATCGGGAACAGTCCACTACATGAGCCCGGAACAAGCCGGGGGCGGACCCGCGCGCACCACCTGGGATGTCTACGCCATGGGACTGGTGCTGCTGGAGCTGCTAACCGGAGCCAAGGCTTTCCCCGGCACGGCCATCGAGTCGCTGGTGGCCAGGACTCTCCGAAGCCCCGCTATTCCACACTCCCTTGGTCCTGGCTGGTGCAACCTGCTCCAGGCGCTGACGGCAATGGACAGCGATGCGCGGCCGACGGCTGCCGAGGCCGCCGCAATGGCCGGCCGGCTCGTACGGACCCCACCTGCGGCGAAGGCCAGCGGTCCTTGCAGGAAATTGACCGTGTTCCCCTCGCGCCGGATCGGGCAGCTGGCTTAGGGCTCCGCCACGTTCTTTCCGGTGGGGTCCTCCGCGGTGGGATCGGCAAGTGCCAGCCCGCCCACGGGGCTGCCGTCCCAATGCAGGAGCTTCCAGCCATTGCCCGGATCGCCCTCCAGGGCAACGATTCCTGTGTTGGCCAGTACATGCTTCGCAGCGAATTCGGAGTCCGCGCCCTCTGCCCTGCGCCCGGCCCAGGTACGGATGGCAGCACCGTGGCTGACCACAGCCACGGTGGCCTCCTGGCCTGATGATCGCTCCAGGGCGGTTGCGATGGCTGCGTCGAATCGCCCGAAGAAGTCGTGCCCGTCCGGACCCGCAGGCATCCGCTGGTCAAGGTCCCCTGCCGCCCAGGAAATCACTGTTCCCATGTACCGTTTGTGCGACTCGTGGTCGGTCAGCTTTTCCAGTGCCCCTGCCTCGATCTCGTGCAGGCCGTCAAGCACCGCCACATCCAGGCTGTGCAGCCGGCCCAGCGGCGCCGCGGTGATCTGGGTCCTGATGAGAGTGGACGCGTACAGGGCGTCGATCCGCTCATTCGCCAGCGAGCGGGCCAGGGCTTCCGCCTGCCGTTCGCCCAGTTCGGTCAGGCCGGGGCCGGGGTGGGCCGTGTCCAGTTGGCCAAGCACGTTGCCGGGGGTTTGCCCGTGGCGGATGAGGAGCAGCTTCATGCCTCCAGTTTCGCACCTGGCAGCCTGCCACCCGGCCAGCCCCGGGAAACACTCCCGCAACAGAAGGCGCCGGGCTCCGCAAAGCCCGGCGCCGCCGTCGTACTGTTTCCTTGCGTGCAGGCGCTACTTCAGGTGGTCCACCAGCTGGTCCGCGATGCCCGTGTACTTGCCGGGCGTCAGCGCGAGCAGGCGCGCCTCGGCGTCGGCCGAAAGGCCAAGGCCCTGCACGAACTCCTGCATCCGGGCGGCGTCAACCCGCTGTCCGCGGGTCAGGTCCTTGAGCCGCTCATAGGGATTTTCCATGCCCTCGACGCCGGCAATCGCCTCGGCGCGCATCACCATCTGGATGGCTTCGCCCAGGACTTCCCAGTTGGTGTCGAGGTCCCCGGCCAGCACATCCTCCGCCACATCGAGGCGTTCCAGGCCCTTGGCGACGTTGGAGATGGCCAGCAGGGAGTGGCCGAACGCCACACCGATGTTGCGCTGGCTGGAGGAGTCCGTGAGGTCCCGCTGCCAGCGGGAGGTGACCAGCGTTGCCCCCAGGGTGTCCAGCAGGCCGTTGGAGATCTCCAGGTTCGCCTCTGCGTTTTCAAAGCGGATGGGGTTAACCTTGTGCGGCATCGTGGACGATCCCGTGGCACCTGCCACGGGGATCTGCGCGAAGTAGCCGATGGAGATGTAGCTCCAGATGTCCGTGCAGACGTTGTGGAGGATGCGGTTGAAGCGCGCGACGTCGGCGTAGAGTTCCGCCTGCCAGTCATGGCTCTCGATTTGAGTGGTGAGCGGGTTCCAGGTCAGTCCCAGGGCCTCCACGAAGGACTTGGACACCTGCTGCCAGTCCGCGCCGGGAACGGACGCAACATGGGCTGCGTAGGTGCCGGTGGCTCCGTTGATCTTGCCCAGGTATTCAGTTTTGGCGATGCGGTCCAGCTGGCGGGTCAGGCGGTGCGCGATGACCGCCAGTTCCTTGCCGAGCGTGGTGGGGGTGGCGGGCTGGCCGTGGGTGCGCGACAGCATGGGGACGGCCCGGTTGTCCTGCGCCATCTTGCTGATCTGGGCCACCAGTGCCCGTGCCGCGGGGAGCCACACGTCCTCCACAGCACCCTTGACGCCCAGTGCGTAGGAGAGGTTGTTGATGTCCTCGGAGGTGCAGCCAAAGTGCACCATAGCGGTCAGGTTTTCGACGCCGATGGCGGGCAGTCGGCGGCCGATGTAGTACTCCACAGCCTTCACGTCATGGACAGTGACTGCCTCGATTTCGGCGAGTTCTGCCACGGAGGCGGCGTCGAATTCGGTGACGATCGCGCGAAGCTGCTCCTGCTGCTGCTCGGTCAGGGGACCGGCGCCCGGGAGGACGTTGTTGCTGGTCAGGTGGATGAGCCATTCAACTTCCACGGCCACGCGGTCGCGGTTGAGGGCTGCCTCGGACAAGTAGTCAACGAGGGGCGCGACGGCAGACTGGTAGCGGCCGTCCAGCGGGCCAAGCGCGATTTTTTCCGGGGACGCGGCGAGGGCCAGGCGTCCTGAGGGCGTACGGGTATCAGCTGTGGCGGCGGTTTCAGGCATGTGCTGATTCTTTCATGAACTGCCGCGGCGGCTTTAGCAGGTTACTTGTCCACATAGCCGCCGCCGGCGGTTGGGGACCCGCGTTGTCCTCCGTAGCGTTCATGCCAGGCGGATCAGCGTGGCCGCTTTGCGTAGAAAGGTGGTCGGTTGATGGGCAGCCAACCGGCGGAGGCAGACCTGCAACAGGAAATGCTGCGCGTCTCGCAGGTGAGGGCGTTGGCCGAACGGGTGGCCGTCTGCGTTGTCCGCGGTGAGGACGTTGTGGACAGCTTCAGGGATATCCAGCTGCTGCAGTGGGAGTCGCCGGCGGGCCGCGCATACCGGGATGCGGTCTTGCTTCAGTCGGCAGCCCTGCGCCGCGCGCTTGAAGCCTTGATTGAGGCCAGGGCTGCGGTGGAGCGGCACAGCCAGGAGACCTTCACTGCCGGCTGCACGTATCCGGGTGCGCGCTGATGTCTGAGGTGATGCCCTCAGGCACCGGCTCCATCCACCTGGCCGGACCTCCCGACGACGGATTCCTCACCATTCGAGGGGGTATCGGCGGCATCAGGTTCCAGCTGGAAGAGCTGACGGGCGGCGCGGAGAAGCTCGACGACCTCGCGGGCGAGCTCTCTGGACTGGAGGTTGAGATCCGCCGGGTCTGGGAGGACCTTGTCCCTTTCCAGGACTTGCCCCGGTGGTCGGGCAGCCTGGCCATGAACGCCGTCGGAGAGTCCGAGCGGAGCGTCCAAAAAGTACGGACTGAGCTGCAGCGCATCAGCAGCCACGTTCGGGCCTGCAAACAGGAGTACGAAGTGGCGGAAGCGGTGGCGGGGTCATACAGCAGCCCCGACCAGCCACTCATCGGCGCTGAGCTGGAGATGCAGGCAGACTTCTGGCGGACGGGTTTCCTGAATAGAAGGGCTGCTGAGAACCTGACTGCGCTGGCGGTACACGCTACTCCGCTCGCCAAGATGCTGGTGGAGGCTGCGTATCCAGGAATGAGGCCGCGGCCCATTGAAGTCCAGCCCCTGGAAAACATTCCCATTGATTTGGATCCTTCTCCCGCGGGTCTGCTGGAACGTATCCGGCTGATTGATGCGCGTGGAGCCGGCTATATAGAGGTGGTCGAGGTCGAGAACGCAGGACAAAAGGCATATGTGGTGGTAATTCCCGGTACGCAGTTGAACACACCGGACGAGAATCCATTCGGCTTGAACGGAATAGTTGAGGGCGTCGGAAACAGTTCTGAGAATGTCAGCGCGGCCGTTCTGGAGGCCTTGAAAGCGGCCGGGGCCCAGAGGGGCGCGACGGTGGTGGGAGTGGGCTACAGCCAGGGTGGAATCCATGCGATGAACCTCGCTGCGAACGAGGATTTCCTGAGCGAGTATGACCTCAAGTACGTATTGACAGCAGGATCACCTGTGGCCGGAATCCGGCCGGATCCCAGCGTCAACACCCTCCATCTTGAACATCGGACCGACTGGGTTCCTGGAACCGACGGCGCACCCAACAGGGACGCCAGGAACCAGGTAACAGCGACTATGAACAGTGATTTGTACGCTCAGACAGGGGAGCGGGTGGGTATTGGTCCGGGTCACCAGCTCAGCAGCTACCAGGACGGCGCACGGCTGGTGTCCGCCAGCAGTGATCCCTCGTTGGTGGCATCCACCGCGGCGCTCGGCGCTGCATTGGGATCGGGTGGAACGGCGACGGCCACACGGTTCGCCCTGTCCCGGACTAAGCCTCCCGCGGCAAATCTTCACGCGGCGGACAACCGAAGGCAGGAGCGCGGGTACGGCGGGCGGTAGCAGGGTGGCGCTGGCGCCCGGTTCAGCTATCGCCGGGTTCCGGTAATCCTGCCGGCCACGAGTGAGACCAGGGTAATGATGATCGCCGCTAAAACGGCGGTCCAGAAGAAGGAATCGATGGTGAAGTGCACGGGGGTATAACTGCTGATCCAGGAGGTCAGGTAGAGCATCGCAGCATTGATCACGATGGTGAACAGGCCGAGAGTCAGGATGGTGAGGGGCAGAGCGAGGAGGCTCACCAGGGGGCGGACCAAAGCATTCACCAGGCCGAAGATGAGGCCGATGAACAGGTAGGCGAGGACAATCCCGATGATGTCCGTCCCCTGTGTCACGCCGGTCTTGGCCACCGCATCGGCTGTGGCGTAGCTGGAGATCTCCAGCCCTGGCAGTATCCAGCCCGCCACCCAGAGGGCGAGGCCGTTGATCAGGACCCGGGCAATCAGTCTCATAGGCCCATCGTTTCACATAGCCCTGAAGGGTTGGCTCAAAGAGCGGCGGCAGGACACCCTGGCATCCAGCCGGCCCCGGCCTTGCGGCTCCCCCCGTTCGGCGGGGGCTATGACCACCAGCAGGAAAGCGGTGTCAAAAACCAACTCAGCCCTTGACAAGAAGAAAACGCTTTCCCATAGTTGAGAAATCGCTTTCTCAGACGCCTCCTCTTTCGGTGGCGTTGAAGCGTGGTTCATTCCAATGGAGGAAAAGAGATCATGCGCAAAAAGATGCCCAAAGCGCCAGTGTCCGTCGCGGCAGCCATCGCAATATCGCTGCTCGCATCGCCCGCCCAGTCATTCGCGTCGCCTGCGCCACCAGCAGATCCGACCGCCCAGACCGCCCGCCAGCCACTCGAACGCCAGGTACTCGCCGCGAACGACGGCTGGGCCTCCCTGGAGGCAGGCACCACCGGCGGATCAGCCGCAATGGAGGAGCGGATCTACGACGTCTCCAGCCGCACGGAGCTCCTCGTTGCCCTCGCTTCAGGGGCTGAGCCGAAAATCATCAGGGTCCATGGCGACATCGCTGCCAACACCACTCCCGACGGCCTGCCCATCAGCTGCGAGGACTACGCCGCCGGAACCGGCTTCTCCCTTTCCCAGTACCTCTACGACTTCGACCCCGCCCGGTACGGAACAGCCAAAGCACCGGC harbors:
- a CDS encoding histidine phosphatase family protein, translated to MKLLLIRHGQTPGNVLGQLDTAHPGPGLTELGERQAEALARSLANERIDALYASTLIRTQITAAPLGRLHSLDVAVLDGLHEIEAGALEKLTDHESHKRYMGTVISWAAGDLDQRMPAGPDGHDFFGRFDAAIATALERSSGQEATVAVVSHGAAIRTWAGRRAEGADSEFAAKHVLANTGIVALEGDPGNGWKLLHWDGSPVGGLALADPTAEDPTGKNVAEP
- a CDS encoding GNAT family N-acetyltransferase; amino-acid sequence: MQTNPRLNIRQVTWSNPVGADLRRAQQAELDARFGTADHEPGMPPSGADCAVFLVAYDKGSGQPVGCGGLRLLDAATAEIKRLYVLPYTRGSGVASSILAALEAEAFKQGITRIKAEAGSAQPDGRNFYENSGFEPVPNFGPYIGVEHSYCYAKSIHARSAAHTAMA
- a CDS encoding serine/threonine-protein kinase — translated: MSTHAPVMGQKQATLLPGPTVAGRYELKERLGRGSLAEVFRAVDREGGPNVAVKVAVGHSRKHFERTTNEAAVLAGLDHPSIIRFITEGVMAAGTPLAGRPYLVEELALGTSLAEAARARPPLAGDVASWAAGLFGALAHLHGKGLVHRDIKPANLMLSGLRRSPVRIIDFGIVTAMGAPPEPGISSGTVHYMSPEQAGGGPARTTWDVYAMGLVLLELLTGAKAFPGTAIESLVARTLRSPAIPHSLGPGWCNLLQALTAMDSDARPTAAEAAAMAGRLVRTPPAAKASGPCRKLTVFPSRRIGQLA
- a CDS encoding MarR family winged helix-turn-helix transcriptional regulator, coding for MRSTGNEGSGYWYGPDGQLDYSAAVLKSLRDYRAAETAVRRSTRDSMGMGETDILALRYLLRAQASGRSVAPKDLSQFLSITSASTTSLIDRLVASGHLRREAHPTDRRSVVVVPTVESDKEVRVTLGAMHRRMMAVAETLGAEEARVVVDFLQRMAEALEHLDEGHQEK
- the purB gene encoding adenylosuccinate lyase, coding for MPETAATADTRTPSGRLALAASPEKIALGPLDGRYQSAVAPLVDYLSEAALNRDRVAVEVEWLIHLTSNNVLPGAGPLTEQQQEQLRAIVTEFDAASVAELAEIEAVTVHDVKAVEYYIGRRLPAIGVENLTAMVHFGCTSEDINNLSYALGVKGAVEDVWLPAARALVAQISKMAQDNRAVPMLSRTHGQPATPTTLGKELAVIAHRLTRQLDRIAKTEYLGKINGATGTYAAHVASVPGADWQQVSKSFVEALGLTWNPLTTQIESHDWQAELYADVARFNRILHNVCTDIWSYISIGYFAQIPVAGATGSSTMPHKVNPIRFENAEANLEISNGLLDTLGATLVTSRWQRDLTDSSSQRNIGVAFGHSLLAISNVAKGLERLDVAEDVLAGDLDTNWEVLGEAIQMVMRAEAIAGVEGMENPYERLKDLTRGQRVDAARMQEFVQGLGLSADAEARLLALTPGKYTGIADQLVDHLK
- a CDS encoding phage holin family protein — encoded protein: MRLIARVLINGLALWVAGWILPGLEISSYATADAVAKTGVTQGTDIIGIVLAYLFIGLIFGLVNALVRPLVSLLALPLTILTLGLFTIVINAAMLYLTSWISSYTPVHFTIDSFFWTAVLAAIIITLVSLVAGRITGTRR